One part of the Aurantibacillus circumpalustris genome encodes these proteins:
- a CDS encoding sigma-70 family RNA polymerase sigma factor, with translation MRQLKITKSITNRDAASLDKYLADISRLPLITSEEETILAQKIRAGDMDALEKLTLANLRFVVSVAKQYQNQGLSLPDLINEGNVGLIKAAKRFDETRGFKFISYGVWWIRQAIIQAVSEQSRVIRLPLNKIGALNKIKKAQSALEQQLERPASVGEIAEVLEMSEEEISITMRASSWHISTDATLPGNEDQTIMELISNPDAEKPDDLLMVSSLQFEVQRVLDTLTEREKNVIALFYGIGQTSSITLEEIGEKYDLTRERVRQIKEKAIRKLRLASKNKILKTYLG, from the coding sequence ATGAGGCAACTCAAAATAACCAAGTCCATTACAAACAGAGATGCCGCGTCTCTTGATAAATATTTAGCTGACATTTCAAGACTTCCATTAATTACGAGCGAAGAAGAAACCATTCTCGCGCAAAAAATAAGAGCTGGAGATATGGATGCGCTTGAGAAACTTACACTAGCAAACTTACGTTTCGTGGTTTCAGTTGCAAAGCAATATCAGAATCAAGGTTTAAGTTTACCTGATCTTATTAATGAAGGTAATGTTGGTTTAATAAAAGCTGCAAAACGGTTTGACGAAACAAGAGGATTTAAATTTATTTCTTACGGAGTATGGTGGATACGCCAAGCTATTATTCAGGCAGTATCTGAACAATCGCGTGTGATTCGTTTACCCTTGAATAAAATTGGCGCTCTCAACAAAATTAAAAAAGCTCAGAGTGCTTTAGAGCAGCAGCTTGAAAGACCAGCTAGTGTTGGTGAAATTGCTGAGGTATTAGAAATGTCGGAAGAGGAAATTAGTATTACAATGCGTGCTTCAAGTTGGCATATTTCAACAGACGCAACACTTCCGGGAAATGAAGATCAAACAATCATGGAACTCATTTCTAATCCGGATGCAGAAAAACCAGATGATCTTCTTATGGTTTCTTCATTGCAGTTTGAAGTCCAACGTGTTCTTGATACGCTTACTGAGAGAGAGAAAAATGTGATTGCTTTATTTTATGGAATCGGTCAGACATCGTCTATCACTTTAGAAGAGATTGGTGAAAAATATGACCTTACTCGTGAACGTGTTCGTCAAATAAAAGAAAAAGCCATTCGCAAATTGCGCTTGGCTTCAAAAAATAAAATACTAAAAACCTATTTAGGTTAA
- a CDS encoding TetR/AcrR family transcriptional regulator, translating to MSKAEKTREFIIEKAAPIFNKKGYAGTSLNDLIHATGLTKGSIYGNFENKDEVATAVFEYNIKGVHKRISEYVVTQKTAPGKLIGITDYYRCNWKQVFEKGGCPLQNASVEADDNLKFLKGKVQHSVKRWAENITGIIETGKQNGEIKKNIVSSDYAYMFITLLEGGIMLGKIMNNPKHLIMALDRIKLIVESEMKK from the coding sequence ATGTCAAAAGCCGAAAAAACACGCGAGTTTATTATAGAAAAAGCAGCACCTATTTTTAATAAGAAAGGGTATGCGGGCACATCGCTAAACGACTTGATACATGCGACAGGACTAACAAAAGGTTCTATTTACGGTAATTTTGAAAATAAAGATGAAGTAGCTACAGCTGTTTTTGAATACAATATTAAAGGCGTACACAAACGTATTTCAGAATACGTTGTAACGCAAAAAACAGCACCCGGTAAATTAATCGGTATTACTGATTATTACCGTTGCAATTGGAAACAGGTTTTTGAAAAAGGCGGTTGTCCTTTACAAAACGCATCCGTTGAGGCAGATGATAATCTCAAATTTTTAAAAGGGAAAGTACAACACAGTGTTAAACGTTGGGCCGAAAACATAACGGGTATAATCGAAACCGGCAAACAAAATGGGGAGATTAAGAAAAATATTGTGTCTTCTGATTATGCTTATATGTTCATTACGCTACTCGAAGGAGGTATTATGCTGGGAAAAATAATGAACAATCCCAAACATTTAATTATGGCATTAGACAGAATAAAACTCATTGTAGAATCAGAAATGAAAAAATAA
- a CDS encoding 3-oxoacyl-ACP synthase III family protein codes for MGSYIPDNIVTNDNFKGHSFYERGGKEFIDSPEVTERKFRNITGISERRYVGKDQVMSDIAVIAARLALKNSGIDPETLDGIILAHTCGDVPFGSSQADFLPALASKVKHELQIKNPACVAFDILFGCPGWVQGLILARQAIIADGAKRYLVIGAETLSRVIDPHDRDSMIYADGAAAGIIEAVDSKESRGIVSTASLTFSYDEFDFLNFDTSYKEGHKPETRYLKMQGKKIYEFALKNVPLGMKQCLDKSGYGIDKLKKIFIHQANEKMDKAIIRDFYKLYNIDTPPADVLPMNIHLLGNSSVATIPTLLDMVLRKEQENHILEEGDVILFASVGAGMNINAITYVV; via the coding sequence ATGGGAAGTTATATCCCAGACAATATAGTCACCAATGACAATTTTAAAGGCCATTCATTTTATGAAAGAGGAGGGAAAGAATTTATAGATTCTCCAGAAGTAACTGAACGAAAATTTAGAAACATAACCGGAATATCTGAGAGACGTTATGTGGGCAAAGATCAAGTTATGTCTGATATTGCAGTTATTGCTGCGAGACTTGCCTTAAAAAATTCTGGTATAGATCCCGAAACGCTTGATGGAATTATTCTTGCTCATACCTGCGGTGATGTTCCTTTTGGCTCGAGTCAAGCAGATTTTTTGCCAGCCTTAGCTTCAAAAGTTAAACATGAATTACAAATTAAAAATCCAGCCTGTGTCGCTTTTGATATTTTGTTCGGATGCCCGGGTTGGGTTCAAGGATTAATACTTGCCAGACAAGCCATTATTGCAGATGGTGCAAAACGCTACTTGGTTATTGGCGCAGAAACGCTTTCTCGGGTAATAGATCCTCATGATAGAGATTCGATGATTTATGCGGATGGCGCGGCAGCAGGCATAATAGAGGCAGTTGATAGTAAAGAATCAAGGGGTATAGTTAGTACCGCTTCCCTCACCTTTAGTTATGATGAATTTGATTTTTTAAATTTTGACACCTCTTATAAAGAAGGGCATAAGCCAGAAACGCGGTATTTAAAAATGCAAGGAAAAAAGATTTATGAATTTGCATTAAAAAATGTACCGCTTGGCATGAAACAATGTTTGGATAAATCGGGTTATGGAATTGATAAACTCAAGAAAATATTTATCCATCAGGCAAACGAAAAAATGGATAAAGCCATCATAAGAGATTTTTACAAACTCTACAATATAGATACACCACCAGCAGACGTACTTCCAATGAACATTCATCTTCTTGGAAATAGTTCTGTAGCAACTATTCCAACCTTACTAGATATGGTTTTAAGAAAAGAACAAGAAAATCATATTTTGGAAGAGGGCGATGTCATTCTTTTTGCATCGGTTGGTGCCGGAATGAATATTAATGCCATTACTTATGTGGTGTAA
- a CDS encoding general stress protein CsbD has translation MTDVIKMKENWPVIKGKMRQKFGILTDSDLVWVDGKYDQLLGKLNLILGVSKEDLDKFISEA, from the coding sequence ATGACAGACGTAATCAAAATGAAAGAAAACTGGCCGGTAATTAAGGGCAAAATGAGACAAAAATTCGGAATTCTCACCGACAGTGATTTAGTTTGGGTAGATGGAAAGTATGACCAACTTTTAGGAAAACTCAATTTAATACTTGGAGTATCAAAAGAAGATTTAGATAAATTTATTTCTGAAGCTTAA
- a CDS encoding bile acid:sodium symporter family protein — protein sequence MEHFSKLKLKGLGIGWFVPSILCMVILAYYFPKPGIIKEPISLSELSSFGIFLIFFFYGAKLNFEKLRIGLNNWHLHLLIQITTFLIFPLLILSIKPFFLNEQLINIWLGLFFLSALPSTVSSSVVMVSLAGGNIPSAIFNASISAFIGILVTPLWIGLFFSNNGVRLELTSIIIKLTLQVILPVLVGMLLHKRLNTFVEKHKKSLQVFDQTIILLIIYNSFCKSFSEKLFSNMTLLEVMVLALGMLFLFVLIVLFSKFSSTVLKFNRADTITTIFCASKKSLVHGSVMAGILFAGNPIVGWIILPLMFYHAIQLIVSSFLAKRMSRIE from the coding sequence GTGGAACATTTTTCTAAATTAAAATTAAAGGGCCTTGGAATTGGCTGGTTTGTACCTTCAATTCTGTGTATGGTGATTCTTGCCTATTATTTTCCGAAACCTGGAATTATAAAAGAGCCAATTTCTCTTTCTGAGCTTAGTTCTTTTGGGATTTTTTTAATTTTCTTTTTTTATGGAGCCAAGCTCAATTTTGAAAAATTAAGAATAGGCTTAAACAACTGGCACCTTCACCTTTTAATTCAAATTACAACTTTTTTAATTTTTCCACTACTCATACTCAGTATAAAACCTTTTTTTCTAAATGAACAGTTAATCAACATTTGGCTAGGATTGTTTTTTCTTTCAGCTCTCCCTTCAACGGTTTCATCGTCTGTTGTGATGGTTTCCTTAGCAGGAGGTAATATTCCCTCAGCAATATTTAACGCAAGTATTTCAGCATTCATTGGCATACTAGTTACCCCTTTATGGATTGGTTTATTTTTTTCAAATAATGGCGTTCGACTTGAACTTACCAGTATAATTATAAAATTAACTCTGCAAGTTATTCTTCCTGTACTAGTTGGAATGCTGCTTCATAAGCGTTTAAATACCTTTGTTGAAAAGCATAAAAAAAGTCTGCAAGTTTTTGATCAAACTATTATCCTTTTAATTATTTACAACTCGTTTTGCAAATCATTTTCAGAAAAACTGTTCAGCAACATGACTCTCTTAGAGGTAATGGTTCTTGCTCTAGGTATGCTTTTCCTTTTTGTTTTGATTGTGCTCTTTAGCAAATTTAGTTCAACTGTTTTAAAATTTAACCGCGCAGATACCATCACGACTATTTTTTGTGCTTCTAAAAAATCCTTGGTGCACGGTTCAGTTATGGCCGGGATACTTTTCGCTGGAAATCCTATTGTTGGCTGGATTATACTTCCGCTGATGTTTTATCACGCCATTCAGCTCATTGTTTCTAGTTTTTTGGCAAAAAGAATGTCAAGAATAGAATAA
- a CDS encoding HU family DNA-binding protein — MNKADLIEAIASGSKLTKADAGRALDSTIEAIHKALKKGDRIGLVGFGAFSVAKRAARIGRNPQTGKEIKIAAKKVVKFKAGADLAGTVNKGK, encoded by the coding sequence ATGAACAAAGCAGATTTAATTGAAGCTATCGCTTCAGGATCAAAATTAACAAAAGCAGACGCTGGTCGTGCTTTAGATTCAACAATTGAAGCAATTCACAAAGCCTTAAAAAAAGGTGATCGTATTGGTTTAGTTGGTTTCGGTGCATTCTCAGTTGCTAAACGCGCTGCACGTATCGGACGTAATCCACAAACTGGAAAAGAAATTAAAATCGCTGCTAAAAAAGTAGTGAAGTTCAAAGCTGGAGCTGATTTAGCTGGAACTGTAAACAAAGGAAAATAA
- a CDS encoding VOC family protein produces the protein MTQINAYLTFNGNCREAMLFYQKCLGGKLTLQSVEESPMSDQWPKDVQKNILHASLINKQISLLSSDMGSEKLIMGNAISLALACSNEDEINHFFKNLSEQGNITHPLHRFFDGTIGALTDKYGINWLFKL, from the coding sequence ATGACGCAAATAAACGCTTATTTAACTTTCAACGGCAATTGTCGCGAGGCGATGTTGTTTTATCAAAAATGTTTAGGAGGAAAACTAACTCTTCAATCCGTTGAGGAGTCTCCCATGTCGGATCAGTGGCCAAAAGATGTTCAAAAAAATATTTTACACGCTTCACTAATTAATAAACAAATTAGCCTATTGTCATCTGACATGGGTTCAGAAAAATTAATAATGGGCAATGCCATTTCTCTTGCTTTAGCTTGTTCAAATGAAGATGAAATAAATCACTTTTTTAAAAATCTTTCCGAACAAGGAAATATAACACATCCCTTACATAGATTTTTTGATGGCACCATTGGTGCGCTAACAGATAAATATGGAATCAACTGGTTATTTAAACTTTAA
- a CDS encoding MATE family efflux transporter, whose amino-acid sequence MNQEKNLSNFTRYFNVIKQSLNGEEQDYTQGSIRRAVFLLAIPMILELSLESVFAIVDMFFVGKLGENAIATVGLTESVITLVYSVAIGLSTGATAIVARRIGEKNPEAGAHAGAQSLIIALIITIFLSILGMVFASDILRLMGASNEVIEEGTSFTQIMFGGSLAIILLFLINGIFRGAGNAAMAMKSLWIASFVNIILCPISIHFFGLKGAAIATVIGRSSGVAYQCYHLFMGSGILKFYARHFKIEMTLIKSVITVAWPATLQFIIASGSWIVLARLVAETDGTTASAGYQIAIRNVVFFILPAWGLSNAAATLVGQNLGAKQLERAEESVMITTKYNVIFMGLVMILFIFCSNPIIRLFSQDEAVIAYGARALQIIGFGYIFYGISMVMTQALNGAGDTKTPTLINFVCFWLIQIPLAYFLAKGLDLRSTGAFIAVPAAETLIAFVAWYYFKKGKWKEVKV is encoded by the coding sequence ATGAATCAAGAAAAAAACCTCAGTAATTTTACAAGATATTTTAATGTGATTAAACAATCACTTAATGGTGAGGAACAAGACTATACACAAGGAAGTATCCGGCGCGCTGTATTTCTTTTAGCTATTCCAATGATTTTGGAATTGAGCCTTGAAAGTGTATTTGCCATTGTAGATATGTTTTTTGTTGGCAAACTTGGTGAAAATGCTATTGCAACTGTTGGGTTAACGGAGTCTGTAATAACCCTTGTGTATTCAGTAGCTATAGGATTAAGTACTGGTGCAACAGCAATTGTTGCACGCCGTATTGGTGAAAAAAATCCGGAAGCAGGTGCTCATGCCGGCGCACAATCGCTTATCATAGCCCTAATAATAACCATTTTTTTAAGTATTCTAGGAATGGTATTCGCCTCTGATATTCTTCGCCTTATGGGTGCGAGCAATGAAGTCATAGAAGAAGGAACTTCGTTTACACAAATTATGTTTGGTGGAAGTCTTGCTATTATTCTTTTGTTTTTAATAAATGGAATCTTCCGTGGTGCGGGGAATGCTGCCATGGCTATGAAGAGTTTATGGATTGCTAGTTTTGTGAACATAATTTTATGTCCGATCTCAATTCATTTTTTTGGGTTAAAAGGAGCTGCAATAGCTACAGTAATTGGAAGAAGTTCGGGAGTTGCTTACCAGTGTTATCATTTATTTATGGGAAGTGGGATTCTTAAATTTTACGCTCGTCATTTTAAAATCGAAATGACTTTAATAAAATCGGTAATTACGGTTGCTTGGCCTGCGACCTTGCAATTTATAATTGCGAGCGGTAGCTGGATAGTTTTGGCAAGACTTGTTGCGGAAACCGACGGAACAACAGCCTCTGCTGGCTATCAAATTGCTATTCGTAATGTGGTGTTTTTTATTTTACCGGCTTGGGGATTAAGTAATGCGGCAGCAACACTCGTGGGACAGAACTTAGGGGCAAAACAACTTGAACGTGCCGAAGAAAGTGTTATGATTACTACAAAGTACAATGTTATTTTTATGGGCTTAGTAATGATTCTTTTCATTTTCTGCTCGAATCCTATTATTCGTTTGTTTAGTCAGGACGAAGCAGTTATTGCTTACGGTGCAAGAGCTTTACAAATTATCGGATTCGGTTACATTTTCTACGGAATCTCTATGGTAATGACACAGGCTTTAAATGGTGCAGGCGATACAAAAACCCCAACGCTCATTAATTTTGTTTGTTTTTGGTTGATTCAAATTCCCTTAGCCTACTTTCTCGCAAAAGGCCTAGACCTTCGGTCTACCGGTGCTTTTATAGCAGTACCTGCTGCAGAAACGCTCATTGCATTTGTAGCTTGGTATTATTTCAAAAAAGGAAAGTGGAAAGAAGTAAAAGTGTAG
- a CDS encoding GlxA family transcriptional regulator — translation MSRIKNISILLPKGAATLTCIEGSFFMFNRVNEFLVSMGKPPMFNVKMVGLTTDPVSYQGVFSVIPDLSVHDSYKHDLIIIPPVNGEWESIVEMNKEFFPWVSAQYKSGSEIASLCVGAFLLASTGLMNGKSCATHWFAANDFRKMFPEINLVSEKIITDENGIYTSGGANSFWNLLLYIVEKYAGREIMLLCAKMYEIEIDRGSQASFSIFTGQKDHLDEPVKKAQEFIENHFQDRLTVEQLADMFALGRRSLERRFKKATNNTVVEYIQRVKIEAAKKSFESSRKNINEVMYEVGYSDTKAFRTIFKKIAGLSPIEYRNRYNKEMLAA, via the coding sequence ATGTCTAGAATTAAAAACATTTCCATCTTATTACCAAAAGGAGCTGCAACGCTCACTTGCATAGAGGGTTCTTTTTTTATGTTTAATCGCGTAAACGAATTTCTTGTAAGTATGGGTAAACCGCCAATGTTTAATGTTAAGATGGTTGGCCTAACGACAGATCCTGTGTCCTATCAAGGCGTATTTTCGGTTATTCCAGATTTAAGCGTTCATGATTCGTATAAACACGATTTGATTATTATACCACCTGTAAATGGTGAATGGGAAAGTATAGTTGAAATGAATAAAGAGTTTTTTCCCTGGGTAAGTGCGCAATATAAATCCGGTAGTGAAATTGCCAGCCTTTGTGTCGGCGCATTTCTGCTGGCTTCAACAGGATTAATGAATGGCAAGAGTTGCGCTACACATTGGTTTGCTGCAAATGATTTTAGAAAAATGTTTCCGGAAATAAATTTGGTTTCGGAAAAAATAATCACTGATGAAAATGGAATTTACACAAGTGGTGGAGCAAACTCTTTTTGGAATTTGTTACTCTACATTGTCGAGAAATACGCAGGAAGAGAAATTATGCTTTTATGTGCCAAGATGTATGAAATAGAAATTGATCGTGGTAGCCAAGCGTCCTTTAGTATTTTCACAGGACAAAAAGATCATTTAGATGAACCAGTTAAAAAAGCCCAAGAGTTTATTGAAAATCATTTTCAGGATAGGCTGACTGTAGAACAGTTGGCAGATATGTTTGCATTAGGCAGAAGGAGTTTGGAACGTCGTTTTAAAAAAGCAACAAACAATACAGTAGTAGAATATATCCAAAGGGTGAAAATTGAAGCGGCCAAAAAAAGTTTTGAATCGAGTAGGAAAAATATTAATGAAGTCATGTATGAGGTGGGTTATAGTGATACCAAAGCATTTAGAACTATCTTCAAAAAAATTGCTGGTTTATCTCCAATTGAATATCGCAACAGATACAATAAAGAAATGCTTGCAGCTTAA
- a CDS encoding DoxX family protein — MKKTNIIYWIFTSLFSVLMIFSSIGGFGNDPEATKFMSDLGYPAYFVFFISLAKILGVIAILIPGYPRIKEWAYAGLIFDLAGATYSQIAAGMPTDGLIFMAISFTLAFGSYLYYHKRLKEKAQVTT; from the coding sequence ATGAAAAAAACAAACATTATCTATTGGATTTTCACCAGCTTGTTTTCAGTATTAATGATTTTTTCATCTATTGGAGGCTTTGGCAATGATCCCGAAGCAACCAAATTTATGTCAGACCTTGGATACCCTGCTTACTTTGTTTTTTTTATTAGTCTAGCTAAAATACTTGGTGTGATTGCAATTCTTATTCCAGGTTATCCCCGTATAAAAGAATGGGCTTATGCAGGACTTATATTTGATCTTGCGGGAGCCACCTACTCTCAAATAGCGGCTGGTATGCCTACCGACGGTTTAATCTTTATGGCCATTTCTTTTACTCTTGCTTTTGGCTCTTACTTATATTATCACAAACGTTTAAAAGAAAAGGCACAAGTGACAACATAA
- a CDS encoding acetyl-CoA C-acyltransferase encodes MKEVYIISAKRTAVGGLLGSLSHLSATQLGAIAIKDAYESAGIDPKNIDSVYMGNVLSANLGQSPARQAAIFAGIPNKTDATTINKVCSSGMKATAIGTQQIQLGLENIVVTGGMESMSNTPHYVNVRRGTKAGDLNLVDGMIKDGLWDVYNNFHMGSAAELGVTEYKLSREALDNYAIQSYQKAQQATKEGKFKNEIIPILVKQKNGTLIIDKDEDIDKIILEKVSKLKPVFEKNGNLTAANSSNLNDGSAALILASKEAVEKYNLKPIAKIIAYADAAQAPEKFPTSPAIAIPKALEQANLKLNDIDLFEINEAYASVVLSNQQILGLDLNKVNIYGGAVAIGHPIGASGARIIATLISALKQENKKLGTAAICNGGGGASAMIIESI; translated from the coding sequence ATGAAAGAAGTATACATTATTTCCGCAAAGCGAACAGCCGTTGGAGGACTTTTAGGAAGTCTTTCGCATTTATCAGCCACGCAATTAGGGGCCATAGCTATAAAGGACGCCTATGAAAGCGCAGGAATAGACCCAAAAAACATTGACTCCGTTTACATGGGAAATGTTTTGAGTGCTAACCTGGGCCAATCACCAGCAAGGCAAGCAGCTATTTTTGCAGGTATTCCTAATAAAACAGATGCCACCACTATTAATAAAGTATGCTCATCTGGAATGAAAGCTACGGCCATTGGTACACAACAAATTCAATTAGGTTTGGAAAATATTGTTGTTACTGGCGGCATGGAAAGTATGAGCAACACGCCCCATTATGTAAATGTGCGCCGAGGAACGAAAGCTGGTGATTTAAATTTAGTTGACGGTATGATTAAAGACGGTCTTTGGGATGTGTATAATAATTTTCACATGGGCAGCGCGGCTGAATTGGGAGTTACAGAATACAAACTTAGTCGCGAAGCACTTGATAACTACGCCATACAATCTTACCAAAAAGCGCAACAAGCGACTAAAGAAGGAAAATTTAAAAACGAAATAATACCTATTCTGGTTAAACAAAAAAACGGGACTCTTATTATTGATAAAGATGAAGATATTGATAAAATAATTCTTGAAAAGGTTTCAAAACTGAAACCGGTCTTTGAAAAAAATGGAAATCTAACTGCCGCCAACTCCAGCAATTTAAATGATGGCTCTGCCGCATTAATATTAGCCTCGAAAGAAGCGGTAGAAAAATACAATTTAAAACCCATTGCAAAAATTATTGCTTATGCAGATGCAGCCCAAGCACCAGAAAAATTTCCTACCTCTCCTGCCATAGCCATACCTAAAGCACTTGAACAAGCCAATCTTAAACTGAATGATATTGATCTTTTTGAAATTAACGAAGCCTATGCCTCTGTTGTTCTTTCTAATCAACAAATTCTTGGATTAGATTTAAACAAGGTCAATATCTACGGTGGTGCCGTAGCCATCGGTCATCCTATTGGGGCATCTGGTGCAAGAATTATTGCCACTTTAATTTCCGCCTTAAAACAAGAGAATAAAAAATTAGGAACGGCGGCGATATGCAATGGTGGTGGCGGTGCCTCTGCTATGATAATTGAATCGATATAA
- a CDS encoding PaaI family thioesterase, whose protein sequence is MKSHNALEILQSFIGKEFVESPSPFTKWLNPIVMYAETGRVSFRYLIRADMTNPLKGLHGGVTAAIIDDVVGATLFSYNEPFFYTTLNNVIDYFSPAKIGDVIFAETIVIKKGKQIVNVQCEVWNEEKNRLIARGYSNLLKTSFEK, encoded by the coding sequence ATGAAATCTCATAATGCATTAGAAATATTACAAAGTTTTATTGGAAAGGAATTTGTTGAGAGTCCATCTCCTTTTACAAAATGGTTAAACCCAATTGTAATGTATGCCGAAACAGGTCGTGTGTCGTTTCGTTATCTTATTAGAGCCGACATGACTAATCCGCTCAAAGGACTTCATGGAGGAGTAACCGCCGCTATTATTGATGATGTGGTTGGTGCAACTTTATTTTCTTATAATGAACCTTTTTTCTACACCACTTTAAATAATGTCATAGATTATTTTTCACCAGCCAAAATTGGTGATGTGATTTTTGCCGAAACTATTGTGATAAAAAAAGGTAAACAAATTGTAAACGTTCAATGTGAAGTTTGGAATGAGGAAAAAAATCGTTTAATTGCACGAGGTTATTCCAACCTTTTAAAAACAAGTTTTGAAAAATAA
- a CDS encoding DUF2798 domain-containing protein has protein sequence MKHKIAFAMIMGIITTGIISFTLISINVGINEKFLKIWIKSWATAYLVVIPAILIIGPRVQKIVDNLFNEKKI, from the coding sequence ATGAAACATAAAATCGCTTTTGCAATGATAATGGGAATAATTACTACCGGTATTATCTCTTTTACACTCATTTCCATCAATGTTGGTATAAATGAAAAATTTTTAAAAATCTGGATAAAATCCTGGGCTACGGCTTATCTTGTAGTCATTCCCGCTATACTTATAATCGGACCAAGAGTTCAAAAAATAGTAGATAATTTATTTAACGAAAAAAAGATATAA
- the fabF gene encoding beta-ketoacyl-ACP synthase II produces the protein MKRVVITGLGAITPLGNTVDEFWKNIIAGKNGVGPITKFDAAKFKTRFACEVKSFNADDYGDKKEMRKYDLFTQYAIAASEQAIKDSGLDFEKMGLKERAEVGVIWASGNGGIATFEEQLKEFNAGDGTPRFNPFFIAKMIVDIAAGVISIRNKLHGPNYCTVSACASSNTAVISAFDTIRLGKANIMVAGGSEAAITEASVGGFGAAQALSKRNDEPEKASRPFDKDRDGFVIGEGAGALILEELEHAKKRGAKIYAEIVGGGMAADAYHLTGTAPDGIGASLGIEKALKDAGIDASKIDYINAHATSTGLGDISELKGIQKVFGNNLVAISATKSMTGHLLGAAGAVESIICVLALKNSIIPATINLQNRDEEVEELINIVTGKSIDKEITYALNNSFGFGGHTASSLFKKYIP, from the coding sequence ATGAAAAGAGTAGTGATTACGGGCCTTGGTGCAATCACACCACTAGGCAACACCGTTGATGAGTTTTGGAAAAACATTATTGCCGGTAAAAACGGCGTTGGTCCTATTACCAAATTTGACGCTGCAAAATTTAAGACACGTTTTGCATGTGAGGTAAAAAGTTTTAATGCCGATGATTATGGCGACAAAAAAGAAATGCGTAAGTACGATCTTTTTACACAGTACGCTATAGCAGCCTCAGAGCAAGCCATTAAAGATTCTGGTTTAGATTTCGAAAAGATGGGTTTGAAAGAACGAGCAGAGGTTGGTGTTATTTGGGCGAGTGGAAATGGAGGTATAGCAACCTTTGAAGAACAATTAAAAGAATTTAATGCAGGTGATGGAACACCTCGTTTTAATCCATTTTTCATTGCAAAAATGATTGTGGATATTGCTGCCGGTGTTATCTCCATTCGAAATAAGCTACATGGTCCGAATTACTGCACAGTTTCTGCATGCGCATCTTCGAATACCGCAGTCATTTCCGCCTTTGACACTATTCGTTTAGGAAAAGCAAACATCATGGTTGCCGGTGGTTCTGAAGCCGCCATTACTGAAGCTTCTGTAGGCGGATTTGGTGCAGCACAGGCCTTATCAAAAAGAAACGATGAACCAGAAAAAGCATCCCGTCCTTTCGACAAAGACCGTGATGGTTTTGTTATTGGTGAAGGTGCTGGTGCTCTTATTTTAGAAGAACTAGAACACGCAAAAAAAAGAGGCGCGAAAATATATGCTGAAATTGTTGGTGGAGGAATGGCCGCCGACGCTTATCACCTTACCGGAACTGCTCCTGATGGCATTGGCGCTTCGTTAGGAATAGAAAAAGCACTAAAAGATGCTGGTATCGACGCATCTAAAATAGATTACATTAACGCGCATGCTACCTCAACAGGGCTTGGAGACATAAGCGAGTTAAAAGGCATTCAAAAAGTTTTTGGAAATAATTTAGTCGCCATCAGTGCTACAAAATCTATGACTGGCCATCTTCTCGGTGCCGCCGGTGCCGTAGAAAGTATAATTTGCGTGTTAGCTCTCAAAAATAGTATTATTCCAGCAACAATAAATCTTCAAAATAGAGATGAAGAAGTTGAAGAACTTATAAATATTGTCACAGGAAAATCTATTGATAAAGAAATCACTTATGCTCTCAATAATTCATTTGGCTTTGGCGGACATACTGCAAGCTCTTTATTCAAAAAGTATATTCCTTAA